The genomic stretch GGCGTTGATCGAGGATGATTACAGAGATAATAACCGTGATAGGGATCCGCTAACCGCCAAGATTATTGAGGCTTGTTATCATGTTCATAATCAAATAGGTCCTGGGTTTATTGAGCGTATTTATAAGAATGCATTGATAATTGCATTGGAAAAATCGAAGTTGGGATTTTTTACTGAGAAAGAGTTTGTTGTCAAATATGAAGGAAAGACAGTAGGTAAATTCAGGGCCGATCTTTTGGTTGAAAATAAGGTGATCATTGAATTGAAAGCGATAGAGGGGAAGATGCCAAAAATATTTGAAAGCCAGGTAATTTCTTATTTGAAGGCATCTGCCCTAAGAGTGGGGTTACTTATTAATTTTGGTAATAGAAGTTGTGAGGTGAGGCGGCTAATGATATGAAAAATAATTAATCGTAGTAATCGTGTTTTTCATCGCCGTCAATGATTAATCGTAGTAATCGTGTTTTTCATCGCCGTAATCATTTAAATATCGGAGGAATTATGTCACAAGGACCCATTCTTTTGGTAGAAGACAATCCCAACGATGAGCTGTTGACCCTGCGGGCCTTTAAGAAAAACAATATTGCCAACGAAGTAGTGGTGGCCCGGGATGGGGCGGAGGCTTTGGATTATCTTTTCGGGACCGGCAGGTACGCCGGGAGGGATGTAAAGGCTTTACCGGCGATTGTTTTATTGGATTTGAAGCTCCCGAAGGTAAACGGCCTGGAAGTGCTCAGACGACTGCGGGCTGATACGCGAACCAGACTATTGCCGGTTATTGTCCTTACTTCCTCCATTGAAGAGCAAGATGTGATGATGAGTTATGAACTCGGGGCCAACAGCTATGTGCAGAAACCGGTGGACTTTGAAAATTTCTCTGAGGCCATCAAACAACTCGGGATATACTGGTTACTCGTTAATGTGTTGCCGCCGAAAGGAGGGAAGATTTAAATGGCCACCGTTCTCCGGCTATTGATGGTTGAAGATTCAGAAAATGATATGCTGATCATCCTTCGGGAATTACGACGAGGCGGATATGATCCGGTCTGTGAACGGGTTGAAACCGCCGAAGGCCTGAAGGCGGCCCTTGAAAAGCAGTCCTGGGATATCATTCTGGCCGATCATCGGCTTCCCCGATTCAGCGACATCGAGGCCTTGAAGCTGATAAGGGAACAAGGACTCGACCTGCCGTTTATTATCGTTTCCGGGACCATCGGCGAAGAGGCCGCCGTGGAAGCCATGAAGGCCGGGGCCCATGATTATGTCATGAAAGGGAACCTGAAACGACTGGTGCCGGTTGTGGGTCGCGAATTGCAGGAGGCCGAGGGACGCCGGAAACGCAAGCAAGCGGAAGAAAAAATTCTTCAGGCCAAAGAGGAATGGGAGCGGACCTTTGATTCCGTACCGGATTTGATCGCCATTATTGATCATCAATTCCGTATATCCAGAGTGAACCGGGCCCTGGCCGATCGCCTGGACCTGACGCCCAAAGAGATGATCGGGGCCTGTTGTTATGATCTGATCCATGGGCTTCAGTCGCCTATATCTCCCTGTCCGCATCGTCAGGTTCTGGAAGATGGCCGACAACGTTATACCGAGTTTTATGAAACGAGATTGGGGGGGCATTTTTCTTTGACCGCTTCTCCTCTTCGGGGAATCGGGAGCAATCAGGCAGGGGTGATCCATATTTTTAGGGATATTACCGACCGTAAACAGGCCGAGGGGAAAATTATAGAAGAGGCGGAAAAATTACAAAAGGCCTTGGCCGGGATCATTCAGGCCATGGCTGCAACGGTTGAAGCCAAAGACCCTTATACCGCTGGTCATCAACGCCGGGTGGCCGATCTGGCCCAGGCCATAACCGACGAAATGGGGCTTTCGGAAGACCAGATAAACGGCGTCCGTATGGCCGGGGTGATTCATGATTTGGGGAAGATCTCCGTTCCGGCGGAGATCCTCAGTAAACCGACTCAATTAACCGAGATTGAATTCAGTCTGATTAAAGTTCATCCTCAGACCGGTTATGAGATTTTAAAAGAGATCGAATTCCCCTGGCCTATTGCCGAGATGGTCTGGCAGCATCATGAGCGGATCAATGGATCGGGCTATCCCCAGGGGCTCAAAGGAGAGGAAATACTCCCGGAGGCCAAAATCCTGGCTGTAGCCGATGTAGTGGAGGCCATCGCTTCCCATCGCCCCTACCGCCCGGCCCATGGAATTGAAACGGCCCTGGAGGAGATCGCCAAACAAAAGGGGATACTCTTTGACCCTGAGGTGGTGGAGGTTTGCTTACGACTTTTTAGGGAGGACAAATTCCGGTTTGAGTAAAACTATTTGAAAGCGACGGACTAATCCTCTTAGCCCCGGTTTTTTTGAGGGGTGCGAATTTTACAGCTTTCCCTGGTGTTCTCACAAGGTTCTTCGCAGGGCTCGATATGGATGATGATGTCCATGGAAGGGATCTTTCGGGTTATTTCGGATTCC from Deltaproteobacteria bacterium encodes the following:
- a CDS encoding GxxExxY protein, whose product is MMMALIEDDYRDNNRDRDPLTAKIIEACYHVHNQIGPGFIERIYKNALIIALEKSKLGFFTEKEFVVKYEGKTVGKFRADLLVENKVIIELKAIEGKMPKIFESQVISYLKASALRVGLLINFGNRSCEVRRLMI
- a CDS encoding response regulator, whose amino-acid sequence is MMSQGPILLVEDNPNDELLTLRAFKKNNIANEVVVARDGAEALDYLFGTGRYAGRDVKALPAIVLLDLKLPKVNGLEVLRRLRADTRTRLLPVIVLTSSIEEQDVMMSYELGANSYVQKPVDFENFSEAIKQLGIYWLLVNVLPPKGGKI
- a CDS encoding HD domain-containing protein, with translation MATVLRLLMVEDSENDMLIILRELRRGGYDPVCERVETAEGLKAALEKQSWDIILADHRLPRFSDIEALKLIREQGLDLPFIIVSGTIGEEAAVEAMKAGAHDYVMKGNLKRLVPVVGRELQEAEGRRKRKQAEEKILQAKEEWERTFDSVPDLIAIIDHQFRISRVNRALADRLDLTPKEMIGACCYDLIHGLQSPISPCPHRQVLEDGRQRYTEFYETRLGGHFSLTASPLRGIGSNQAGVIHIFRDITDRKQAEGKIIEEAEKLQKALAGIIQAMAATVEAKDPYTAGHQRRVADLAQAITDEMGLSEDQINGVRMAGVIHDLGKISVPAEILSKPTQLTEIEFSLIKVHPQTGYEILKEIEFPWPIAEMVWQHHERINGSGYPQGLKGEEILPEAKILAVADVVEAIASHRPYRPAHGIETALEEIAKQKGILFDPEVVEVCLRLFREDKFRFE